One Lysinibacillus sp. OF-1 DNA segment encodes these proteins:
- the sigF gene encoding RNA polymerase sporulation sigma factor SigF, whose product MRDLIARAQQGDHEARKRMVEGNTRLVWSIVQRFTTRGVELEDLFQIGCIGLMKSVDKFDLTYDVKFSTYAVPMIIGEIQRFLRDDGMVKVSRSIRELNFKIRHATDEFIKKNEHPPTIQELAQVLGVTTEEIVTASDALRDPASLHEQLYESEGDSITLMDQMKDEKSEQPFDYIPLKEVLTRLEPREQSIIYLRYFSDCTQTEIANRLGISQVQVSRLEKKILAQLKSWMATSATVEQEAIKKDI is encoded by the coding sequence ATGCGTGATTTAATTGCACGCGCACAGCAGGGCGATCATGAGGCTCGTAAACGAATGGTAGAAGGCAATACGAGACTTGTGTGGTCCATTGTTCAACGTTTTACAACGAGAGGTGTTGAGCTTGAGGATTTATTCCAGATTGGCTGCATAGGGCTGATGAAATCTGTAGATAAATTCGATTTAACCTATGATGTGAAGTTTTCAACCTATGCAGTCCCTATGATCATTGGTGAAATTCAACGCTTTTTGAGGGATGATGGCATGGTGAAGGTGAGTCGCTCTATTCGTGAGCTAAATTTTAAAATTCGTCATGCTACAGATGAATTTATTAAGAAAAATGAACATCCACCAACCATTCAAGAACTTGCTCAGGTACTTGGTGTGACAACGGAGGAAATTGTCACAGCATCCGATGCGCTGAGAGATCCAGCATCTCTTCATGAGCAATTGTATGAAAGTGAAGGGGATTCCATTACATTGATGGACCAAATGAAAGATGAAAAATCTGAGCAACCATTTGATTATATCCCATTGAAGGAAGTACTCACGAGACTTGAACCGAGAGAGCAGTCTATTATTTATTTACGCTATTTTTCAGATTGCACGCAAACAGAAATTGCGAATAGGTTAGGGATATCACAAGTACAAGTGTCTCGTTTAGAGAAAAAAATCCTTGCCCAGCTGAAAAGTTGGATGGCTACAAGCGCTACCGTGGAGCAGGAAGCTATAAAAAAAGACATCTAA
- a CDS encoding pseudouridine synthase codes for MERLQKVIAYAGVASRRKAEQLIVEGKVKVNGVVVRELGTKVSNSDTIEVEGVKLEKEDKVYYLLYKPRGTISAVTDDKGRKTVTDLFHHIPQRIFPVGRLDYDTSGLLLLTNDGEFSYMLTHPKFKIDKTYIARVKGIPTIEGLKKLQRGIKLEDGKTAPAKVSMTSFDEKAGKAICEITIHEGRNRQVRRMFEAIGTPVVKLKRERFAFLDLFGLTPGEYRELSKHEVKQLRVLAETGKLD; via the coding sequence ATGGAAAGATTACAAAAGGTCATTGCCTATGCAGGAGTTGCTTCAAGGCGCAAGGCAGAGCAATTGATAGTAGAAGGCAAAGTAAAAGTTAATGGTGTAGTTGTTCGTGAGTTAGGAACGAAGGTTTCTAATTCTGATACAATTGAAGTAGAAGGTGTGAAATTGGAAAAGGAAGATAAGGTATATTATTTACTTTACAAACCACGTGGAACAATTTCGGCTGTGACGGATGATAAAGGACGCAAAACTGTCACAGATTTATTTCACCATATTCCGCAACGTATTTTCCCAGTTGGTCGTCTTGATTATGATACATCTGGATTATTATTATTGACAAATGATGGGGAATTCTCCTATATGTTGACACATCCGAAGTTTAAAATTGATAAAACCTATATCGCGCGTGTCAAAGGTATTCCAACAATTGAAGGGCTTAAAAAACTTCAAAGAGGGATTAAATTAGAGGATGGGAAAACAGCTCCAGCTAAGGTTAGTATGACATCCTTTGACGAAAAAGCAGGCAAAGCAATTTGTGAAATTACGATTCATGAAGGACGCAATCGCCAAGTTCGTCGTATGTTTGAAGCCATTGGGACACCTGTTGTCAAATTAAAACGTGAACGCTTTGCATTCTTAGATTTATTCGGCCTTACACCAGGAGAATACCGTGAATTATCAAAGCATGAAGTCAAGCAATTACGTGTTTTAGCGGAGACTGGAAAGCTTGATTAA
- the scpB gene encoding SMC-Scp complex subunit ScpB: MTKTLMLQSRIEALLFVVGDDGLTIKQLSQLLGEQEELIVQAMSALREAFDEDVARGITVKEIAGVYQLITKSEFADTIQRLVENPTAQSLSQASLEVLAIVAYKQPITRVAIEDLRGVKCERPIQTLVSRGLIKEVGRSEGTGRAILYGTTKEFLHYFGLNTIEEMPPLPEEDLVETEQETDLFMTKFQETFSSQNND; the protein is encoded by the coding sequence ATGACGAAAACTTTGATGTTACAGAGTAGAATTGAAGCCTTATTATTCGTTGTTGGAGATGATGGCTTAACGATTAAACAGCTATCGCAACTTTTAGGAGAACAGGAAGAGCTGATTGTTCAGGCGATGAGTGCATTGAGAGAAGCCTTTGACGAAGATGTAGCAAGAGGCATTACTGTGAAGGAAATTGCAGGCGTTTATCAGCTCATTACAAAATCTGAGTTTGCTGATACGATTCAAAGATTAGTAGAGAATCCAACGGCACAATCCCTATCCCAAGCCTCCTTGGAGGTGCTGGCGATAGTGGCTTACAAACAGCCCATTACACGTGTAGCAATAGAAGATTTGCGCGGTGTAAAGTGTGAACGACCAATTCAAACATTAGTGTCACGAGGATTAATTAAAGAGGTAGGGCGTTCAGAAGGAACTGGACGTGCCATACTATATGGAACGACAAAAGAATTTTTACATTATTTTGGCTTAAATACTATTGAAGAAATGCCGCCTCTACCTGAAGAGGATCTTGTTGAAACAGAACAAGAAACAGATTTATTTATGACAAAGTTCCAAGAGACATTTAGCAGTCAAAATAATGATTAG
- a CDS encoding DUF309 domain-containing protein, with product MHPQHHTLFIDYCAYFNGNQDFFECHEVLEEYWKEIAPGDKMHPLVGYVQLATGFYHWRRGNNTGAIRILEKALHNFQENEGHIFFQEIDYQQLLTQVTTTLISLKTGNSFQAIQLPLSPNLLELTIARIQLLPSSSSNYLLHKHMLRDRSHILAERQESKQRKSRRC from the coding sequence ATGCATCCACAGCATCATACTTTATTTATAGATTACTGTGCTTATTTTAATGGCAATCAAGATTTTTTTGAATGCCATGAAGTGCTGGAGGAATATTGGAAGGAAATTGCACCTGGTGATAAAATGCATCCGCTTGTTGGCTATGTGCAGCTTGCAACAGGTTTCTATCATTGGCGACGTGGTAACAATACTGGCGCTATACGAATTTTAGAAAAGGCACTTCATAATTTCCAAGAAAATGAAGGCCATATTTTTTTCCAAGAAATTGATTATCAGCAACTCCTAACACAAGTAACAACGACCCTTATTTCGTTGAAAACGGGCAATTCCTTTCAAGCTATCCAGCTCCCTCTCTCTCCCAATTTGCTGGAGTTAACGATTGCACGTATACAGCTCTTGCCTTCTAGTAGTTCAAACTATCTTCTTCATAAACATATGCTACGAGATCGCTCACATATTCTTGCAGAGCGGCAAGAAAGCAAACAAAGAAAAAGCAGACGCTGTTAA
- the tnpA gene encoding IS200/IS605 family transposase: MDNKSLAHTTWNCKYHIVFAPKYRRQIIYSQIKADVGRILRQLCERKDVEIIEATACPDHIHMLVSIPPKLSVSAFMGYLKGKSSLMIFDRHANLKYKYGNRQFWCRGYYVDTVGRNKKKIQEYIKNQLQEDILQDQMTMKEFIDPFTGEEIKRKKK; this comes from the coding sequence ATGGATAACAAAAGTTTAGCACATACAACGTGGAATTGTAAGTATCATATCGTCTTTGCGCCAAAGTATAGAAGGCAGATTATTTATAGTCAAATTAAAGCAGATGTTGGAAGAATATTGCGCCAATTATGTGAAAGAAAAGATGTAGAAATCATAGAGGCAACAGCCTGTCCTGACCACATTCATATGTTGGTAAGTATTCCACCGAAATTGAGTGTATCTGCGTTCATGGGTTATTTAAAAGGGAAGAGTAGTCTAATGATTTTCGACCGACATGCGAATTTAAAGTATAAATACGGTAATCGTCAATTCTGGTGTCGAGGATACTATGTGGACACAGTCGGCCGAAATAAGAAAAAGATACAAGAGTATATAAAAAATCAATTACAAGAAGATATCCTGCAAGATCAAATGACGATGAAAGAATTCATTGACCCATTCACAGGAGAAGAGATCAAGAGAAAGAAAAAATAA
- a CDS encoding segregation/condensation protein A has protein sequence MSYEVKLEAFSGPLDLLLHLIHRLEIDIYDIPMAEITQQYIDHIHAMQVLELNEASEYLVMAATLLAIKSRMLLPIHEGEMEDAELEVDGPDPREELVQRLIEYKKYKEAASNLQELETDRSQVFTRPPADLTGLASDEQMALFDLNVNIYDMLGAFQKLMRRKKLKKPLKTTVARQERSVKDQMRSVVDSLRLTGGRASFFELFPYEDKPTLILTFVSLLELMKRQVVVVEQDGNFEELTVTLQKEEWEDDENFDVTE, from the coding sequence ATGTCTTATGAAGTAAAATTAGAAGCCTTTTCAGGGCCTCTTGATTTATTATTGCATTTAATTCACAGATTGGAAATTGATATCTATGATATCCCAATGGCTGAAATTACACAACAATATATCGACCATATACATGCAATGCAAGTACTGGAATTAAATGAAGCAAGTGAATATTTAGTAATGGCAGCAACATTGCTGGCAATTAAAAGCCGCATGCTATTGCCGATTCATGAAGGTGAAATGGAAGACGCAGAATTAGAAGTGGACGGCCCTGACCCTCGTGAAGAACTGGTGCAACGCTTAATTGAATATAAAAAATATAAGGAAGCCGCCAGTAATTTGCAAGAGCTTGAAACGGATCGATCACAAGTATTTACAAGGCCACCAGCTGATTTAACAGGGTTGGCCTCGGATGAACAAATGGCTTTGTTTGATTTAAATGTGAACATCTATGACATGCTTGGAGCATTTCAAAAATTGATGCGTCGCAAAAAATTAAAGAAACCACTAAAAACGACAGTAGCGAGGCAGGAAAGATCAGTAAAAGATCAAATGCGTTCTGTTGTTGATTCTTTACGTTTAACAGGTGGACGTGCATCATTTTTCGAGCTTTTTCCCTATGAAGATAAGCCGACACTTATTCTGACGTTTGTTTCCCTTCTAGAACTGATGAAACGTCAGGTCGTCGTCGTAGAACAAGATGGTAACTTTGAAGAATTAACGGTTACCTTGCAGAAGGAGGAATGGGAAGATGACGAAAACTTTGATGTTACAGAGTAG
- the lysA gene encoding diaminopimelate decarboxylase, with product MHLYGTQAISEDGHLTIGQVDTLELAKEYGTPLFVYDTALIRKRARGFIDTFKKLGVKAEVAYASKAFACVAVYQLAAEENLSLDVVSGGELFTALKAGFPAERIHFHGNNKSIAEIELAFDSKIGCMVVDNFYEIQLLKEISERRQQKMRILLRVTPGVEAHTHDFITTGQADSKFGFDLNNGQADEAFQQTFNHEFLELLGLHCHIGSQIFDTAGFGLAGEKLIDKISDWNKTHEFTCTVLNLGGGFGIRYTEEDAPLEPQVYVEDMITVVKNKATVLGLKMPEIWIEPGRSLVGDAGTSLYTIGSQKTVPDVRKYIAVDGGMSDNIRPALYDAKYEAVIASKANEPKNELYTVAGKLCESGDKLIIDAKLQDAASGDVLAIFCTGAYGYSMASNYNRVPRPAVVFVENGQHQLAIRRESYEDIVQNDLPLTLKKGE from the coding sequence ATGCATTTATATGGAACACAAGCGATTTCTGAAGATGGTCATTTAACAATTGGACAGGTAGACACACTAGAGCTAGCAAAAGAGTATGGTACACCACTTTTCGTGTATGATACTGCACTTATTCGTAAGCGTGCACGCGGCTTTATCGATACGTTTAAAAAATTAGGCGTAAAAGCAGAAGTAGCTTATGCTTCAAAAGCATTTGCATGTGTAGCGGTGTATCAATTAGCAGCAGAAGAAAATTTATCCTTGGATGTTGTATCTGGTGGGGAGTTATTTACTGCCTTAAAGGCAGGCTTCCCAGCAGAGCGCATTCATTTCCATGGTAATAATAAAAGCATTGCTGAAATAGAGCTAGCTTTTGACTCCAAGATTGGATGTATGGTTGTAGATAATTTCTATGAAATACAGCTTTTAAAAGAAATTTCGGAGCGCCGTCAGCAAAAAATGCGTATTTTATTACGTGTTACACCAGGTGTGGAAGCACATACGCATGATTTCATCACGACAGGTCAAGCAGATTCAAAATTCGGCTTTGACTTAAACAATGGTCAAGCGGATGAAGCATTCCAACAAACATTTAACCATGAATTCCTAGAGCTACTTGGCTTACATTGTCATATTGGCTCACAAATTTTTGATACTGCTGGCTTTGGCTTAGCTGGAGAAAAATTGATTGACAAAATTTCTGATTGGAACAAGACTCACGAATTTACGTGTACTGTGTTAAACTTAGGTGGGGGCTTTGGTATTCGTTATACTGAAGAAGATGCACCGCTGGAACCACAAGTTTATGTAGAGGATATGATAACAGTTGTGAAAAATAAAGCAACTGTGCTTGGACTGAAGATGCCAGAAATTTGGATTGAACCAGGTCGATCACTTGTAGGTGATGCAGGAACATCTCTTTATACAATCGGTTCACAAAAAACAGTGCCAGATGTGCGCAAATATATTGCGGTTGATGGTGGGATGAGTGATAACATCCGCCCAGCATTATACGATGCTAAGTATGAGGCAGTCATTGCAAGTAAAGCGAATGAGCCGAAAAATGAACTCTATACAGTGGCTGGTAAATTATGTGAATCTGGCGATAAATTAATTATTGATGCGAAACTACAAGATGCTGCTTCAGGCGATGTGTTAGCCATATTCTGTACAGGTGCGTATGGTTATTCGATGGCTAGTAACTATAACCGTGTGCCAAGACCTGCTGTTGTATTTGTAGAAAATGGACAGCATCAACTAGCTATTCGCCGCGAAAGTTATGAAGATATTGTGCAAAACGATCTCCCGCTAACTTTAAAAAAGGGTGAGTAA
- the resB gene encoding cytochrome c biogenesis protein ResB — MEKIICACGHSNPYGTKLCEKCGRPLTEEEQQNKVVDMRYDGMAIRSKTYNKSFIDKIWNFFSSVKVGISLIIITLIAASIGTLLPQEFYVKASDLEKGAYYADVYGTFGKIYYTLGLSDLYSSWWFQILVGMLAVSIIVASLDRGIPLYKSLKNQRVKRHESFMKRQRIVAEGQVTAGAEETLDKVAQKMSEMRYFVRRDGSALLAEKGRFSRYGPYINHVGLIIFLGGVMLRLVPGFYVDESIWVREGETRAITGMDGYFIENNDFVLETHDNEPQGEQVKQGVNVVAKNFQTDITLYKQPKDALPGDTDNLEKVKDYSIRVNHPLKEDGFALYQMDYRLNELKQMNFELINKTTEQSLGKVEIDLTNPKKEYDLGNGSSVQILVYTPDFDGFENGEPQTKTSIPNNPAFLFKMTTPETPEGEVSFVEIMQPPLEPLGENKYRMKFAAAEMRDMSGITVRKDRTIPILFVGGVIFMIGVVIGSYWNHRRLWIQVEPDGRVLMAAHVNKNMFSMKKDLDAVTTFAALPPYQDQLEKDEAGEESTNGGIKEKEGDNTL; from the coding sequence ATGGAAAAAATCATTTGTGCTTGCGGTCATAGTAACCCATACGGCACGAAGCTTTGTGAGAAATGTGGTCGTCCTTTAACCGAAGAAGAACAGCAAAATAAAGTAGTTGATATGCGCTACGATGGTATGGCCATTCGCTCTAAAACATATAACAAGTCATTTATTGATAAAATATGGAATTTCTTCTCAAGTGTTAAAGTCGGTATATCCTTAATTATTATCACATTAATTGCTGCTTCAATCGGAACATTACTACCACAAGAGTTTTACGTGAAAGCTTCTGATTTGGAGAAGGGAGCTTATTACGCAGACGTTTATGGTACATTCGGTAAAATTTATTATACGTTAGGCCTTTCAGATTTATATAGCTCGTGGTGGTTCCAAATTTTAGTTGGTATGCTTGCTGTATCCATTATTGTGGCAAGTCTTGACCGGGGAATACCACTTTATAAATCATTGAAGAATCAACGTGTGAAAAGACATGAAAGCTTTATGAAGCGTCAGCGCATTGTTGCAGAAGGACAAGTGACAGCAGGCGCAGAGGAAACGCTTGATAAAGTGGCACAAAAAATGTCTGAGATGAGATATTTTGTTCGTCGAGATGGTAGCGCTCTCTTAGCTGAAAAAGGACGCTTTTCTCGTTACGGTCCGTACATAAACCATGTCGGTCTCATTATCTTTTTAGGTGGGGTCATGCTACGTCTGGTGCCAGGTTTCTATGTTGATGAATCAATCTGGGTACGTGAGGGCGAGACACGTGCGATTACTGGCATGGACGGTTATTTCATTGAAAACAATGATTTTGTTTTAGAGACACATGATAATGAACCACAGGGTGAGCAAGTAAAGCAGGGTGTAAATGTTGTTGCGAAAAATTTCCAAACAGATATTACACTATATAAGCAGCCTAAAGATGCTTTGCCAGGTGACACAGATAATCTAGAAAAAGTAAAAGACTATTCCATTCGTGTAAACCATCCTTTAAAGGAAGATGGCTTTGCGCTTTACCAAATGGATTATCGTTTAAATGAATTAAAGCAAATGAATTTCGAATTAATCAATAAAACGACTGAACAATCACTTGGTAAGGTGGAAATTGATTTAACAAACCCAAAAAAGGAATATGATTTAGGTAATGGTTCTTCCGTTCAAATTCTTGTTTATACACCAGATTTTGATGGATTTGAAAATGGTGAGCCACAAACAAAAACATCCATTCCAAATAACCCAGCATTCTTATTTAAAATGACAACACCAGAAACACCTGAAGGCGAAGTGAGCTTTGTTGAAATTATGCAACCTCCTTTAGAGCCACTTGGTGAAAATAAATACAGAATGAAATTTGCAGCAGCAGAAATGCGTGATATGTCAGGTATTACAGTACGTAAAGATCGTACAATTCCTATCTTATTTGTTGGGGGCGTCATCTTTATGATTGGTGTTGTTATTGGTTCTTACTGGAATCACAGACGTTTATGGATTCAAGTGGAACCAGATGGCCGTGTGTTAATGGCTGCCCATGTTAACAAAAATATGTTCAGCATGAAAAAGGATTTAGATGCTGTTACAACATTTGCTGCATTGCCTCCGTATCAAGATCAGTTAGAGAAAGATGAGGCTGGCGAAGAGTCCACGAATGGTGGCATTAAAGAAAAGGAAGGTGACAACACCTTATGA
- a CDS encoding spore germination protein, producing MTNKLFNSLEEAEDFLIEHFGDGESFDVGIKHLFVKDLPVLCAYISGLVDGEALTQLLSSMLPNEDIDIDVEDEKEYFESYFNFHGRSEETERKAYLLAMLSGQVTFITKSGYCYVAELRNYPGRSPEEPDNEKVIRGSRDGFTEGISQNTALIRRRIRNSNLRFELHKISKIGQTDVAIAFMKDIANEDMLENLRQRLGQINHDGLTMADKSLEEWLFKQKFHPVPFVRYTERPDIAAAHLLEGHIAILVDTSPSVILVPVTIFHLLQHAEEYRQAPTVGTFVRFMRYFGSVMGLLLLPLWYVFATNESLLPDALSFLGTEEKSHVPLLLQILIADIGIEFLRMAAIHTPSPLSTAMGLVAGVIIGQIAIDVGLFSAEVVLYTAVAAILIFIIPSYELSISIKIFRLLLLIITGLWGVNGLFIGLFLLFTYLCSLRPMQAPYLWPLVPFFPTAMLRVIIRFPMTSDALRPYVVASKQRKRS from the coding sequence ATGACAAATAAATTATTTAACAGCTTAGAAGAAGCCGAAGATTTTCTTATTGAACATTTTGGTGACGGCGAATCATTTGACGTTGGTATTAAACACTTATTTGTCAAGGATTTGCCGGTCCTTTGTGCATATATTAGCGGGCTTGTGGACGGAGAAGCTTTAACACAGTTACTCTCTAGCATGCTTCCAAATGAAGACATTGACATTGATGTGGAGGATGAGAAGGAATATTTTGAGTCCTATTTTAATTTCCATGGGCGTTCAGAGGAAACAGAGCGTAAAGCCTATTTATTAGCCATGTTAAGTGGACAAGTCACCTTTATTACTAAAAGTGGCTATTGCTACGTTGCAGAGCTGAGAAATTATCCAGGACGTTCTCCAGAAGAGCCAGATAATGAAAAGGTAATTCGTGGTTCGCGGGATGGCTTTACAGAAGGAATTTCTCAAAATACGGCTTTAATACGTAGGCGAATTCGCAATAGTAATTTACGTTTCGAGCTACATAAAATATCCAAAATCGGCCAAACCGACGTGGCGATCGCGTTTATGAAGGATATTGCCAATGAAGATATGCTCGAAAATTTACGACAGCGCCTTGGACAAATTAATCACGATGGCTTGACGATGGCCGATAAATCATTAGAAGAATGGCTTTTTAAGCAAAAATTCCATCCAGTGCCATTTGTACGCTATACGGAACGACCTGATATTGCAGCAGCGCATCTGCTTGAAGGGCATATAGCGATATTGGTCGATACCTCTCCATCCGTGATTTTAGTACCTGTTACTATATTTCATTTATTACAGCATGCGGAGGAATATCGACAGGCACCAACAGTTGGTACGTTTGTGCGATTTATGAGGTATTTTGGTTCTGTCATGGGTTTACTTTTATTACCATTGTGGTATGTATTTGCGACAAATGAATCCTTACTGCCGGATGCCTTATCCTTTTTAGGCACCGAAGAGAAATCACATGTACCATTATTATTGCAAATATTGATCGCAGATATAGGTATTGAATTTTTAAGGATGGCCGCCATTCATACTCCGTCACCATTATCGACTGCGATGGGATTGGTTGCGGGGGTAATCATTGGTCAAATTGCTATTGATGTAGGATTATTTTCTGCAGAGGTAGTTCTTTATACAGCAGTAGCAGCTATTCTTATTTTTATCATTCCATCATATGAACTCAGTATCTCGATCAAAATTTTTAGGTTGCTGTTATTAATTATAACGGGTCTCTGGGGTGTCAATGGCTTATTTATTGGCTTATTTTTATTGTTTACGTATTTATGTTCATTACGACCTATGCAGGCACCTTATTTATGGCCGCTTGTTCCATTCTTCCCAACGGCAATGCTTCGTGTCATCATTCGTTTCCCAATGACTTCGGATGCATTAAGACCTTATGTAGTCGCTTCCAAACAGCGAAAAAGATCATAG
- a CDS encoding D-alanyl-D-alanine carboxypeptidase family protein, which yields MLRLFRLTLFMLMILMVMLPQTSFARGGSGYAVLDGATGRVLIGSNSDERLPIASLTKIWTALVAIENSDLQDEVVISPNAAMAEGSSIYLQAGETVTVETLLYGLMLRSGNDAATALAEHVGGSVEGFVKLMNERAVIAGLTNTVFMNPSGLHHDEHLSSARDTAEMLRLALQNKTFEKIASTILYRANTVNGMLWENKHRLLREGSGMAAHIDDETEQPVSSLKSATGTAFAGKTGFTKVAGRTLATAFQKDGQICIVVTLNESDDWNVHRGLSNRVWQDYSLETVVKKGKYNVNKKLAIRLEEPVRLQLNKEEKEQVRQVLHVSRKRQEAVLSIFIGEERIYATPVKVESADR from the coding sequence TTGCTTCGGTTATTTCGTTTAACACTGTTCATGCTCATGATATTAATGGTAATGCTTCCTCAAACTAGCTTTGCCAGAGGGGGAAGTGGCTATGCTGTCTTAGATGGCGCTACAGGCCGCGTTTTAATAGGGTCTAATAGCGATGAACGCTTACCTATTGCTAGCCTAACAAAAATTTGGACAGCACTTGTCGCAATCGAAAATAGTGACCTGCAAGATGAAGTTGTAATATCACCGAATGCTGCTATGGCTGAGGGGAGTTCTATTTATTTACAGGCTGGCGAAACAGTAACAGTCGAAACGTTATTGTACGGTTTAATGCTGCGTTCAGGCAATGATGCTGCGACCGCTTTAGCAGAACACGTAGGGGGCTCTGTGGAGGGCTTTGTCAAATTAATGAATGAAAGAGCTGTGATTGCAGGTCTGACTAACACCGTTTTTATGAACCCTTCTGGTCTTCATCATGATGAGCATTTATCGTCAGCAAGAGATACTGCTGAGATGTTAAGACTTGCTTTGCAAAATAAAACATTTGAGAAAATTGCTTCAACGATTCTTTATCGGGCGAATACGGTAAACGGAATGCTTTGGGAAAATAAACACCGATTATTAAGAGAAGGTTCAGGGATGGCTGCACATATAGATGATGAAACGGAGCAGCCTGTTAGTTCTTTAAAATCAGCGACTGGCACTGCGTTCGCTGGAAAAACCGGCTTTACAAAGGTTGCTGGACGTACACTAGCAACAGCCTTTCAAAAGGACGGGCAAATCTGCATTGTTGTCACTTTAAATGAATCCGATGATTGGAATGTACATCGAGGTTTATCGAATAGAGTATGGCAAGACTATAGCCTTGAAACCGTAGTGAAGAAGGGCAAATACAACGTCAACAAAAAGTTAGCTATTCGATTAGAAGAGCCCGTTCGCCTACAATTAAATAAAGAAGAAAAAGAGCAGGTGCGGCAAGTTTTACATGTATCAAGAAAACGTCAAGAAGCTGTCTTGTCGATCTTTATTGGTGAAGAGCGTATTTATGCAACTCCAGTAAAAGTTGAATCAGCAGATCGTTAA
- the resA gene encoding thiol-disulfide oxidoreductase ResA produces the protein MEKKKKRLVLRTVILALLALAIGYTVYGTATKEKVELVALGSEAPDFTLVDLNGEKHKLSDYKGQGVFLNFWGTWCKPCEKEMPAMDNQYQEFKDQGVQTLAVNIAQTDFEVQNFVDRYGLSFPVVIDKTKSVMTAYNVGQLPATVLIDPEGKVTKIITGEMTEENIASYMELVKPE, from the coding sequence TTGGAGAAAAAGAAAAAGCGTCTCGTACTGCGAACGGTCATCTTAGCACTGCTAGCGTTGGCAATCGGGTACACAGTATATGGAACAGCGACAAAGGAAAAAGTAGAGTTAGTGGCACTAGGCTCTGAAGCACCTGACTTCACGTTAGTAGATTTAAACGGTGAAAAACATAAATTGTCGGATTATAAAGGACAAGGGGTATTTTTAAACTTCTGGGGAACTTGGTGTAAGCCTTGTGAGAAGGAAATGCCTGCGATGGACAATCAGTATCAAGAATTTAAAGATCAAGGTGTACAAACTTTAGCGGTCAATATCGCTCAAACTGATTTTGAAGTGCAGAATTTTGTTGATCGGTATGGTTTATCATTCCCAGTAGTGATCGACAAAACGAAAAGTGTTATGACTGCTTATAATGTAGGTCAATTACCTGCTACAGTATTAATTGATCCTGAAGGCAAAGTGACTAAGATTATTACAGGTGAAATGACGGAGGAAAATATCGCTTCGTACATGGAATTAGTGAAGCCGGAATAA
- a CDS encoding GNAT family N-acetyltransferase produces MLIRYKKALEKIAMGLLSFMPNEKDVKKLTETIHSYENDDNWVLYLWKKNDEYVGIVGLVIDEHNTATIQHVSVIPSYRGEGVATEMLQEVAELGQYESVRATDATRSLVQKCIHCKDEKADD; encoded by the coding sequence ATGTTAATTCGATATAAGAAAGCTTTAGAGAAAATAGCAATGGGGCTACTTTCATTTATGCCTAATGAAAAAGACGTAAAAAAGCTTACAGAGACCATCCACTCCTATGAAAATGACGATAATTGGGTTTTATATTTATGGAAAAAGAATGATGAATATGTTGGCATTGTTGGGCTTGTCATTGATGAGCATAATACAGCTACCATCCAGCATGTATCGGTGATCCCTTCCTATAGGGGTGAAGGCGTAGCAACGGAAATGCTTCAAGAAGTGGCAGAACTTGGCCAATATGAAAGTGTACGTGCTACCGATGCAACACGGAGCTTGGTTCAAAAATGTATCCATTGTAAAGATGAAAAAGCAGACGATTAA